In a genomic window of Salvelinus fontinalis isolate EN_2023a chromosome 7, ASM2944872v1, whole genome shotgun sequence:
- the LOC129859250 gene encoding microtubule-associated protein 4 isoform X9 → MSSLSNQPPGSPFSEYSELCKVPSMAPATAPQAWDWQHGDMGPPRSLGGAPGLTDEDKLCFFDPSAGVGLDADLKVPGRGGCQGLGSAGESPESQVSSSTSPLSYGNNGVLPPPVPGSPARCMELPSPSSPPIPAPASTGVWNPGFSESSPKTLPPQNTASPNYCVIGVVNDNYLERGDEDSASALGGLQMTEGSSEESEEEEEEEVELEPCFMGRADQQRKALRRAMSECSHLSVPSSLELPDHYPGAGLDELTTPMGGPRLSCHSTLKRSLTVSDDQLPPTLFAAGATRSDLRQDQEPTLHFSPFPPMRDCGGSSPLSPLEGIVEGPGADKNQDVLLPVPLSSQAISGMGTGLGMDTNPGTGFGTGMGTNICTVKSEKMDKPEKEETMDHFEKLDQFDMLDKLDKVEKKDSTGKTEASVKVAYAGPLDKGEKMDKMDKAEKTEKLELAEKVDKEENREKVDKMDKGDNTDKVEKTDKVEKMDKVEKPEETEKNIEKVEKTPEKPETAVKMDTFDKMETQPDKMETQPDKMETQPDKEKTDHVGKVTVTAEKETENVEKPKDNVEKPKDNVEKPTDNVEKPTDNVEKPTDNVEKHTDNVEKPTDNVEKPTDNVEKPTDNVEKPTYNVEKEDKKPEKTELAEKLNKQVKVEKSEKKELKSPEKKTDKKSETADKAKKPASKPSTNGSSAAPSKDLPSPDKKTKPVAGATKLSAAKPRPSSAASAGAAAPKRPTPSSTSTTTSATLLNKKTPVPKAPTPTAGPKRPSSTVSRPTSAATASTTAPREVKPKMTTERRPLVPKATAASTARTAAPKNGTATTATTATSKPATATRTPLASRTAGSAPATRRPLASKTDSKPGEDKKPSTLKSTTADSTRPRTSTTRSSIASTTSATPRVRPSTTKPAPSSSTVSEKKPSVPRVPRPTSTTGSANATRTTSRPGTAPAPDIRNVRSKIGSTDNMKYQPGGGKVSGRSDALAKGSSSKETSEAKVQIVSKKLDFSHVTSRLGSKDNIKHVPGGGKVQILNKKVDLSKVTSKCGSKANIKHKPGGGDVKTESQKVNYKDQAKSKVGSMDNLCHEPGGGNIKAEGAQEMAEENGARSSDASAKVPGQASSPAQENGVKEGAPCGSQGIHDPQGFDSRIPETSF, encoded by the exons ATGTCTTCTCTCTCCAACCAGCCGCCTGGCTCTCCGTTCTCAGAGTACAGTGAGCTGTGTAAGGTCCCCTCTATGGCCCCCGCCACAGCCCCCCAGGCTTGGGACTGGCAGCATGGAGACATGGGGCCTCCCAGGAGCCTCGGTGGGGCCCCGGGACTCACCGACGAGGACAAGCTGTGCTTCTTCGACCCGTCAGCCGGTGTTGGCTTGGATGCGGATCTCAAGGTACCTGGCAGGGGGGGCTGTCAGGGGTTAGGCAGCGCTGGGGAGAGCCCCGAAAGCCAAGTGTcatcctccacctcccctctgaGCTATGGGAACAATGGGGTCCTACCTCCCCCCGTACCTGGTTCCCCAGCTCGATGCATGGAGCTACCCTCACCCTCTAGCCCGCCCATACCAGCCCCAGCCAGCACCGGTGTGTGGAACCCTGGATTCTCAGAGTCCAGCCCCAAGACCCTTCCACCCCAGAATACTGCCAGCCCTAATTACTGCGTCATCGGTGTTGTCAATGACAACTACCTGGAGAGGGGCGACGAGGACAGTGCATCAGCACTAGGCGGCCTCCAAATGACAGAGGGATCCTCggaggagagcgaggaggaggaggaggaagaggtggagctTGAGCCGTGTTTCATGGGGCGTGCTGACCAGCAGCGGAAGGCCCTGCGGCGGGCCATGTCCGAATGCTCCCACCTCTCGGTACCCTCTAGCCTGGAGCTGCCCGACCATTACCCTGGAGCTGGGCTGGACGAGCTAACAACGCCCATGGGCGGCCCGCGCCTCTCCTGCCACTCCACCTTGAAGCGTTCACTGACTGTTTCGGACGACCAGCTGCCCCCCACTCTGTTTGCTGCAGGCGCCACCCGCTCCGACCTGAGGCAGGACCAGGAGCCCACCCTACACTTCTCACCCTTCCCCCCAATGAGAGACTGTGGGGGcagctctcctctctcacctctagaGGGCATCGTGGAGGGGCCCGGGGCAGACAAGAACCAGGACGTGCTACTGCCTGTACCCCTCAGCAGCCAGGCCATCAGCGGGATGGGCACCGGCCTGGGCATGGACACAAACCCAGGAACCGGCTTTGGCACGGGTATGGGTACCAACATCTGCACAG tcAAATCAGAGAAGATGGACAAACCAGAGAAAGAGGAGACGATGGACCACTTTGAGAAGTTGGACCAATTTGACATGTTGGATAAGCTAGATAAAGTGGAGAAGAAGGATTCGACTGGGAAAACTGAGGCGTCAGTGAAGGTGGCGTATGCAGGACCACTGGACAAAGGAGAGAAGATGGATAAAATGGACAAGGCAGAGAAAACGGAAAAGCTGGAGCTGGCAGAAAAGGTAGACAAAGAAGAAAACCGGGAGAAGGTGGATAAAATGGATAAGGGTGACAACACAGACAAGGTAGAGAAGACAGACAAAGTAGAGAAGATGGACAAGGTTGAAAAGCCTGAGGAGACAGAAAAGAATATTGAAAAAGTGGAGAAGACCCCAGAGAAACCGGAGACAGCGGTGAAGATGGACACATTTGACAAGATGGAAACACAGCCTGACAAGATGGAAACACAGCCTGACAAGATGGAAACACAGCCTGACAAGGAGAAGACAGACCATGTTGGAAAGGTAACAGTAACAGCTGAGAAAGAAACAGAAAACGTTGAGAAGCCCAAAGACAATGTTGAGAAGCCCAAAGACAATGTTGAGAAGCCCACAGACAATGTTGAGAAGCCCACAGACAACGTTGAGAAGCCCACAGACAACGTTGAGAAGCACACAGACAACGTTGAGAAGCCCACAGACAACGTTGAGAAGCCCACAGACAACGTTGAGAAGCCCACAGACAACGTTGAGAAGCCCACATACAACGTGGAAAAGGAGGATAAGAAGCCAGAGAAAACAGAGCTGGCTGAGAAATTAAACAAGCAGGTTAAGGTGGAGAAATCTGAGAAAAAAGAGCTGAAAAGTCCTGAGAAAAAGACGGACAAGAAATCAGAGACTGCTGATAAGGCCAAAAAACCTGCAAGTAAACCCTCGACCAATGGGAGCAGTGCCGCACCAAGCAAGGACCTGCCCAGTCCAGACAAGAAGACCAAG CCTGTCGCCGGGGCAACCAAACTGAGCGCCGCTAAGCCGCGGCCGAGCTCGGCAGCATCCGCTGGTGCTGCCGCCCCCAAACGCCCCACcccttcctccacctccaccaccacctcagccacCCTCCTCAACAAAAAAACGCCCGTGCCCAAGGCCCCTACCCCCACTGCTGGCCCCAAGCGGCCTTCGTCCACAGTCAGCCGACCCACATCCGCAGCCACCGCCTCCACCACTGCGCCACGTGAGGTCAAGCCCAAG atgACCACAGAGAGGCGTCCTCTAGTGCCAAAGGCCACCGCCGCCTCCACGGCTCGAACTGCTGCCCCCAAAAACGGCACTGCCACCACGGCAACCACGGCAACCAGTAAACCAGCCACGGCGACCCGCACGCCCCTCGCATCCCGCACTGCCGGCAGCGCACCCGCAACCAGACGCCCTCTGG CATCAAAGACTGACAGCAAGCCAGGAGAGGACAAGAAGCCCAGCACCCTGAAGTCAACAACAG CAGACTCCACCCGGCCCCGGACCAGCACCACCCGCAGCTCTATAGCTAGCACCACCAGCGCCACCCCCCGTGTTCGCCCCTCCACCACCAAacctgccccctcctcctccacagtatcAGAGAAGAAGCCGTCTGTGCCCCGCGTCCCCCGTCCCACCTCCACCACGGGCAGTGCCAACGCCACGCGCACCACCTCCCGCCCaggcacagcccccgcaccagaCATTCGCAATGTGCGCTCCAAGATCGGCTCCACGGACAACATGAAGTACCAGCCCGGAGGGGGGAAG GTCTCTGGCAGGAGCGACGCCCTGGCCAAAGGCTCCTCCTCCAAAGAGACCAGCGAGGCCAAA GTTCAGATAGTCTCCAAAAAGCTGGACTTCAGCCACGTCACCTCACGCTTGGGTTCCAAGGACAATATCAAGCATGTTCCTGGTGGAGGGAAG GTAcagatactcaacaagaaggtGGATCTAAGCAAAGTGACATCGAAGTGTGGCTCCAAGGCCAACATCAAACACAAGCCTG GGGGCGGCGATGTGAAGACCGAGTCCCAGAAAGTGAACTACAAGGATCAGGCTAAGTCCAAAGTGGGCTCAATGGACAACCTCTGTCACGAGCCCGGCGGTGGCAACATCAAG GCTGAGGGAGCCCAGGAGATGGCAGAAGAAAATGGGGCTCGCTCCAGTGATGCCTCAGCCAAGGTGCCAGGGCAGGCAAGCAGCCCCGCCCAGGAGAACGGAGTGAAGGAGGGTGCCCCTTGCGGAAGCCAGGGCATCCATGACCCCCAGGGCTTTGACTCGCGCATCCCTGAGACAA GCTTCTAA